A single window of Prochlorococcus marinus XMU1410 DNA harbors:
- the atpB gene encoding F0F1 ATP synthase subunit A, producing MFFNSLLTNFAALEVGQHLYWQIGNIRLHGQVFLTSWILLGALLVFISLGTKKMENDPKGLQNLLEFLWDYIRDLARTQIGEKVYRDWMPFIGTLFLFVFVSNWGGALIPWRLIKLPSGELGAPTADINTTIALALLVSISYFYAGLSNKGWRYFEYYVHPTPIMLPFKILEDFTKPLSLSFRLFGNILADELVVGVLVFLVPLILPIPVMFLGLFTSAIQALIFATLAAYYIGEAVEEHH from the coding sequence ATGTTCTTTAATTCCTTGCTAACAAATTTTGCAGCATTAGAAGTTGGTCAACATCTTTATTGGCAAATTGGAAATATCAGACTTCATGGGCAGGTATTTTTGACATCTTGGATTTTATTAGGGGCTTTATTAGTTTTTATTTCTTTGGGAACTAAAAAAATGGAAAATGATCCTAAAGGGCTCCAAAACTTGCTTGAGTTTCTCTGGGATTACATAAGAGATCTTGCGAGGACTCAAATAGGTGAAAAAGTTTATAGAGATTGGATGCCATTTATAGGTACTTTGTTTTTATTTGTATTTGTTAGTAATTGGGGGGGAGCTTTAATTCCTTGGAGATTGATTAAGTTACCAAGTGGAGAATTGGGAGCACCAACTGCAGATATCAATACAACAATAGCCTTGGCTTTATTAGTTTCAATTTCTTATTTCTATGCCGGTTTAAGCAATAAAGGTTGGAGATACTTCGAATATTATGTTCACCCAACTCCGATTATGCTTCCTTTCAAAATTTTAGAGGACTTTACTAAACCTTTATCACTCTCTTTTAGGCTATTTGGAAATATTTTGGCTGATGAACTTGTTGTTGGCGTTCTAGTCTTCTTAGTTCCACTTATTCTACCAATACCTGTTATGTTTCTAGGATTATTTACTAGTGCAATTCAGGCATTGATTTTCGCAACTTTAGCGGCTTACTACATTGGAGAAGCTGTTGAAGAACATCATTAA